The genomic interval CGAACCGACTACTCGATGATCTTGGCGACGACGCCCGCGCCGACGGTGCGGCCGCCCTCGCGGATCGCGAAGCGCAGGCCCTCCTCCATCGCGATCGGCGTGATCAGCTCGATCGACATCTTGATGTTGTCGCCCGGCATCACCATCTCAACC from bacterium carries:
- the tuf gene encoding elongation factor Tu (EF-Tu; promotes GTP-dependent binding of aminoacyl-tRNA to the A-site of ribosomes during protein biosynthesis; when the tRNA anticodon matches the mRNA codon, GTP hydrolysis results; the inactive EF-Tu-GDP leaves the ribosome and release of GDP is promoted by elongation factor Ts; many prokaryotes have two copies of the gene encoding EF-Tu), encoding VEMVMPGDNIKMSIELITPIAMEEGLRFAIREGGRTVGAGVVAKIIE